In a genomic window of Bradyrhizobium sp. LLZ17:
- a CDS encoding cytochrome-c peroxidase: protein MLYLCLITAGLAAAQSPNPPVGAVQEPITPIPLAHGQELQRVLLGEKLFSDKRLSRSSTQSCSSCHDIGTNGASANISDTREGQTSALNTPTVFNAGLNFRLNWEGNMRSLEEGAEHILRNPAIMGSSPDEVAARMRDDPEIARQFRDVYGKEPDAAAVVDALVSYERSLTTPNSRFDRWLTGETDAISAEELSGYQLFKSLGCVTCHQGVNVGGNLFQRHGVFHPLGSPAPELLRVPSLRNVAATAPYFHDGSAPTLPEAVKAMGVAQLDRILTDQQTSAIVAFLKTLTGTYRNEELRPAAPGTGNVRP from the coding sequence TTGCTCTATCTCTGCCTCATTACCGCGGGACTGGCCGCCGCTCAATCGCCAAACCCTCCGGTGGGCGCCGTCCAGGAGCCGATCACGCCAATTCCCCTTGCCCATGGCCAGGAGCTACAGCGGGTGTTGCTCGGAGAGAAGTTGTTCAGCGACAAACGGCTATCTCGCAGTAGCACACAAAGTTGTTCGTCATGCCACGACATAGGAACCAACGGCGCCAGTGCCAACATCAGCGACACTCGAGAGGGGCAAACATCGGCCCTCAACACGCCCACGGTCTTCAACGCGGGCTTAAATTTTCGTCTGAACTGGGAGGGAAACATGCGCTCGCTTGAGGAAGGGGCCGAGCACATCCTGCGCAATCCCGCGATCATGGGGTCGAGCCCGGACGAAGTCGCCGCCAGGATGCGCGACGACCCGGAAATCGCAAGACAATTCCGCGATGTCTACGGCAAGGAGCCCGACGCTGCCGCCGTAGTGGATGCGCTCGTCTCGTACGAGCGATCCCTCACCACGCCGAACAGTCGCTTCGACCGGTGGCTCACTGGAGAAACCGATGCGATTAGCGCAGAGGAATTGTCTGGCTATCAATTATTCAAATCGCTGGGCTGTGTCACTTGCCATCAAGGTGTCAACGTCGGCGGCAACCTGTTTCAGAGACATGGCGTGTTTCACCCGCTGGGCTCGCCAGCTCCCGAACTGCTCCGCGTGCCGAGCCTGCGAAACGTTGCGGCCACGGCGCCCTATTTCCACGATGGCAGCGCGCCGACGTTGCCCGAGGCGGTGAAGGCGATGGGCGTGGCCCAGCTAGACCGCATCCTGACAGACCAGCAAACCTCGGCCATCGTGGCGTTCCTTAAGACATTGACCGGCACCTATCGAAATGAAGAGCTGCGGCCGGCCGCGCCCGGTACCGGCAACGTGCGGCCATGA